The following nucleotide sequence is from Pandoraea thiooxydans.
GTAGCTCGAACCATAATGGGTCAGCTCGATTCTTTTCTTGACCCGCTTGAACAACACCACACCCAGGCGATGCTCGAGTCCGGTGATCTGCTTGCTGACCGCACTTTGCGTCAGATGCAACTCCTCGGCCGCGCGGGTCAGACTCTGATGCCTGGCGACGCACTCGAAGATCTCCAATGCCGTCAGACTCGGGATTGCCTTCCTCATCTATCGCCCTCCTTGACGCGAGCACTCGGCCAGACGCATCCGCCCTGCGGATCGAAGCGCCGCCGATTTTGGCCGGCTGCACCGATTCACTCGCCAGGCGCGCCGGGTTCATTCCATAAATTCATAACAACGCAACCAAATCTCAGTTTTCCAGCACAACTTTTGTGATTAATCTCTGGAAACGGATTTTGGTGGCGGTTAAAGCAAAACGCAATAGACATTCGTCCAAAAGCGACTCAAGTCCGTCTCGATAAGGAAAGTCAGTCGTCGCGGCAATGAATGATCAATGCCCTCGGCTGCCTTGTCCGTCGTGTCAAGTCGAAAAGCGCGAGCAGGCGGCATCCCTGAAGCAGACTTTTACCGGAGACACCCTATGACAAAAAAATCGTTGACCAAATTTTTCGCTGGGCTTTTGCTCGGCGCCACCGTATCGCTTGGTGCGGCCGCAGCATTTGCCGGCACCACGCTGGATCGCGTCGAGACCAGCAAGCAGATCGTCATCGCGGTAAGCGCCAAGTGGCCGCCGCACGCTTTCCTCGACAGCCACCACCAACTCGAAGGCTACGACATCGACGTCAGCAACGAGATCGCCAAGCGCCTTGGCGTGAAGGTCAAGTTCGACACACCGGATTTCAACCTGGTCACCGGCGGGCATTGGCACGGCCGCTGGGATCTGGCCGTCTTTGGCATTACCCCTACCATCGCGCGGGCCCGGGTGCTGGATTTTCCGGCGATTTATTATTACAGCGCCTATGTCTTCGTCGTGCATAAGGATTCCACGGCCAAGACCCGCGAGGATCTGAAGAACGTCGTGTTCGGCGTGGAGGGCGGCACCACGGCGGACGACTACATGCATCATGCGCTGCAAATCGATGCCAAGAGCCTGCCGCCGTTCCACTACCTGGATTTCACGCCGACCCTGAGGACCTACAAGACCTCCCTGCTGCCGTTCGAGGATCTGCGGCTGGGTAACAACGTGCGCCTGGGCGCGATCATTGCCGAGAAGGAAACCGCGATGGCGGCCATCAAGCATGGTTATCCGGTCAAGATCATTCCCAACGACATCGCGTATTGGGAGCCGGTGGGCATCGCCGCCGACAAGGGCGACCCTGCGTTCGATCAGAAAATCGCTTCGATCATCGCCGACATGAAAAAGGACGGCACCTTGAAGAAGATCAGCGAGAAGTGGTTCGGCGCGGATTACACCAGCATCAACGCCAACTAGACGCCCGGCAAACGTTGCCGGCTTCGGTCAACCCCTGAACGGCGGGGAGATATCCCCGCCCGCACACAACGTGCCTGAATACTCCGATAACTATTACACCCAAACCGCTTCTTCGACCGCCCGGTACCCTAGCCTCGCCCGGGCCGAGGAAGCCGACGTATGCGTGGTCGGCGCCGGGCTCGCGGGCCTGACGGCGGCGCTGACGCTGGCCCGCGCCGGCAAGCGGGTAATCCTGCTCGACGCCGAGAGAATTGCGTGGGGAGCATCGGGCCGCAACGGCGGGGTCGTCAGCCCGGGCTATGCGACCAGTTTCGATGCGATCGCAAAACGGGCCGGAGACGAAGCCGCCGGGCAGCTGCACCGGCTTTCGATCGAAGGCGTCGAGATCGTCAGAAATAACATCGGCCGGCTCGACATCCAGGGCACGGATCCGATCAACGGAGTGCTGCGGGTCGGGCGCTTCGACAACTCGGACGAAGTCAGAAAATACATCGCCTGGGTCGAGCGCACGTTCGACTATCCGCTGCAATTTCACACCAAGGACGAAATTCGCGCGCTGCTGGCGTCCAGGAAATATTTCAACGCGATCTACAACCCCGGCGCGTTTCATTTCCATCCGCTTAACTACGCGATCGGGCTGGCGCAGGAAATCACCCGGCTGGGTGGCCTGATCTTCGAGGACTCGCGCGCGCTCGGCATCGAGCACAGAGCAACCGTCAAGCAGGTGACGACCCGGGCAGGCTCGGTGCGCGCCAAAGACGTGTTGATCGCCTGCGGCGGCTATACCGATCGGCTCGTTCCCGCGCTGGCGCGCAGCTATATACCGATCCTGACCTACATGGTGGTTTCGCGGCCGGCCCAGACGCTGCTCGCCACCGCGATTCGAACGCGTGCCTCGATTGGAGACAGCCGCCGCTCGAGCGACTACTACCGGCTCGTCGACGGCGGCCGGCGCCTGTTGTGGGGCGGCATGATCACCACCCGGCAGGCCGAGCCCGCCCAACTGGGCGCCCTGCTCAAGCAGCGCATTGTCGATACGTATCCGCAGTTGGCCGAGCTCGAGATCGAGCGCGCGTGGTCCGGCCGCATGGCCTACGCCCGGCATCTGATGCCGCAAATCGGCACACTGGGCGGCGGCCTGTGGTACTGCACGAGCTTCGGCGGTCATGGCATGAATACCACCGCCATCGGCGGCACCGTCATTGCCGAGGCGATGCTCGGCGCCTCGGCACGCTATAAGCTGTTCAGCCCATTCGGGCTGACCTGGACCGGCGGCCCATTGGGCGCCGCGGCGGTGCAATTGACCTACTGGCGCTACCAGCTCAACGACTTTCTGCAAGAACGCAAATCGCAGGTCCACGATTAGGGTTGGAGAATCGAGTTATGCCGCTGACCAATCAAAAGAAGTACAAGGGATCGACGACCGGTCTCGTTCTGCTCGTTTTGGCGATTTTAGTCGGCACTTACTATTATTTCCTGTTTGCCGACGACGGCTGGCTGATGCGCCTGATCACCGCGCACGTTACGGCAAAGCCGCAGACCATCTCGTATCTGCACGGCGCCCGATGGGCCGCGGGCATTGCCCTGTTCGTCGTCAACTATTGGCTGCTCGGAAAAACGCCCAAGCAGTTGCAGATCTGCGTGACGGCGATCGAACTGTTCCTGCTGCTCGCGCTGTTCATGACGACATTCCGGCTCAGCCCGAAATTCATCGAGGCGAATGTCGGCTACCTGATTACCCAGGGCGCGTTCACGACGCTCTACGTCTCGGCGATCTCGATTGTCATCGCGTTCTGCATCGCCCTGGTCACGGCCATTGCCCGGCTCTCGTCGAGCGGCGTGGCGGTCGGCATCGCGCGTTTCTATACGTCGTTCTTTCGCGGGATTCCGCTGCTCATACAGATCTTCATTCTGTATATGGGCTTTCCCGAGCTTGGCTTCGTGATCAACCCGATACCGGCCGGCATCGCCGCACTGTCGCTGTGCTACGGCGCCTATATGAGCGAAGTGTTCCGCGCTGGCATCCAAAGCATTCCGCCCGGCCAGTGGGAGGCTTCGCGCGCACTGGGTCTTCACAAACGCAAAATCATGCGGCTGGTGATTCTGCCGCAGGCGCTGAAGATCATCATTCCGCCCACCGGCAATCACTTCATCGCCATGCTCAAGGACAGCTCGCTGGTCTCCGTGGTGGGGGTATGGGAGTTGACCTACGTCGCCAGCACGGTGGGCAATCGCGACTTCCGCAACATGGAGATGCTGATCACGGCGGCGGCCATCTACTGGCTGATGTCGATCGGCCTGGAAGTCGTGCAGGGCCGAATCGAGCGCCGCTACAGCCGCGCTGCCTGAACGAGTCCGCTCGCATGGCAGCGAGCGAACCGCCTGGTCATCAAGGGGATATGCAAATGCAGGGCGAGATCAAGTACGCGATCACGATGGAAAACGTGAACAAATGGTTCGGCAAGCATCATGTGCTCAAGGACATCAATCTGACCATCAGGGACCAGGAGAAAGTCGTCATTTGCGGGCCGTCGGGCTCGGGCAAGTCCACCATGATCCGCTGCATCAACGGACTCGAGGAACACCAGCAGGGCAAGATCGTGGTCGGCGGCGTCGAACTGTCGGACGAGCTGAATTCGCTGGACCACGTGCGCGGCAACGCCGGCATGGTGTTTCAGTCGTTCAATCTGTTCCCGCACATGACCATTCTGGACAATTGCACGCTCGCGCCCATCCATGTGCGCGGCATGAAGAAACCACATGCCGAGGAGCTCGCCATGAGCCTGATGGCGCGCGTGAAAATTCAGGATCAGGCCCATAAGTACCCGGCCCAGTTATCCGGCGGGCAACAGCAGCGCGTGGCGATCGCCAGGGCACTGTGCATGCAGCCCAAAATCATGCTGTTCGACGAACCGACCTCGGCCCTGGACCCGGAGATGGTCAAGGAAGTGCTGGATACGATGATCGAACTGACCGAACTGGGCATGACCATGCTGTGCGTGACACACGAGATGAACTTCGCCAAGCAGATCGCCGATCGGGTCGTATTCATGGATAACGGTTCAATCGTCGAAGCGGGAACCCCGAGCGAGATTTTCGAAGCGCCGCGCACCGACCGGCTCAGGACGTTTCTGAGCCAGATACTTCATCACTAGGGGACGGCGACAGCCTTTGCCCTCGGGGCGCGCGCTCGATTATCGAAGCGCCCGATCCACGCCCAACCTGTTACTAAGCAGTCGCATCAGCTCCAGGCAGCCGGCGCATGAGGGCGGCCATCGTATAATGCCCACGCGCCGCACGGCAGCTTTCCCATCGCGCAGGCGGCGCGGCCGCATGACGGTTGCGGCCCAACCCTGCTTTTTCGACAAACCACGGACATGCTCGCTTCGGATCCGCCCTCCCTTCCCTCTGGCGACACGCAGCCGGTGCCTGGTCTCGACGGTATCTATGTGCTGAGCGTCAAATCGTTCACTGACCGCATCGCGCACATCAGGAAAGAGCTGGGCGCCCAGCACCTGGACTTCGAGTTCGTCTTCGACCATGACGCCGCGGAATTGGACCCGGCCGTATTGGCGCGCCAGTTCGCGGCAGACACCCAACTTTCGCGCGCGCATTGCTCGCTGGTGCTCAAGCATGCCGAAGCCTGGCGCCGTGCATTGTCGCGCGGACAGCGAACGATCCTGGTGCTGGAAGACGACGTGCTGCTTAACCGGAATTTTCGCGCCGGGCTGGCCACCGCACTGGCGGCCGGGCGCGGGCTGCACGATGGCTGGCTGATTTTCCTGGGCGGCGCGGACACCAAGGTGCCGGATGCCTTCTTTCTGTCGAAAACACCGATCTTCCCACTGCCGCTGCCGACCGCCGAGGGCTATCTCACCGACGCCGCGGCGATGGCGCGGCGCATTGCCTGGCTCGATGCAAACCGCGTGGACCTGCCGGCCGATCACTTGATCAACCAAATCGACGAGGCTTGCGGCATCGGCCAATACTGGCTGCGCTCCCCCGTGGTCGAGCAGGGGAGCGTTTTCGGGCTGTTCACCAGCAAACTGGATCGCAACCGGCTCAAACACTCCACCGTCTATAATTGGCTGCGCTATCACTGGAACAAGATTCGTCGGCGCCGTCTGCGCGGCTGTTGGGTTAAACTGCGCGCGCGCCTGGGCGGCTAGGCCGGCATGCGCGGCACCGCATCCTTTCATCAATCCTCACGCTCATTCATCATGCAACAACCGAGTTTGCCCTGGTATCGGGACACGGTGAAGACCGCCCGCGGTCTGCTGATCGCCCAACTGGTTTTTCTGATGTTCTCGCCGCCGCTGACCAATATCGCGGAAGGTCTTCTCTATCTGCTGGTACTGCTATCCCCAACGCTTCGGCAACGCGTGAAAGCGGCACTGAAGCAGCCGATGGTCATGGGCCTTTGCCTGTTCGCCGCGTTCCTGATCATCGGCATGTTTTATGGCAATGCTCCTCGAGCCGAGGCGTGGAGCATGCTAACCGGCTGGCGCCGCCTGCTGATGCTGCCGCTCGGCTGCGCGGTGTTCGACGACGAAAAATCGAAACGGCGCTTGCTGGTGACGTTCATCGCCGCGTCAGTGGCTTGCGCGATTGTTTCGTTCGCGCTGTTTTTTGCGCATCGGCCGATCTACCACTATGAATTGGGCATTACGGTACGCAATCACGCCACGCAGGGCCTGCTGTTTTCGGTTGCGGCATTCGCCTCGGCGATCCTTCTCCGTGATGAGTTTCGACGAGAAACGTCGCCGCGACATGTTTGGCGGGCAGCATTGTATGTCAGCGTAGTTCTTCTGCTAGTGAACACCATATTCATCACCAGCGGTCGCAGCGGTTATCTGGCGATGATGGTTTTGCTGACTGTCTATCTGCTGACTCTCCCCGGTCTCGGCAGTCACGCACTGGCACCGCGGCGGCTCGTCGTGGTTGCCGTGGGCGTGGCGATAGCTACTGCAGCGCTATTTATGTCGCCAGTTGCGCGCGAGCGGATCGACCGAGGCCTCCATCAGGCAGACACCTATCAAAATACGAATCAACTGACCTCGATCGGAATTCGCATCGTATTCCTGAAAAACACCTTGGCGGTCATTCGTGAACACCCATGGTTCGGCGTCGGCACCGGCGGTTTTCGCATCGCCTATCAGCGGCAGGTGGCAGGCAAACAAGGCTGGGAAGCGATTGGAACGACCGATCCGCACAATCAGTTCCTGAAAATCTGGGCCGAGCAGGGACTGCTCGGACTGGCGGCGTTCCTGGCCTTTATTGCCTCTGCTTTCTGGCAACGCGTTGACGCGACGTATCGCACGCTCGGGGGCGGGGTGATGTGCGCCTGGTGCGCGACCAGCCTGTTCAATTCACATTTCTCGACGTTTTCGGAAGGACGGTTTATCTTTATCTGGTGTGGCGCCATGCTGGCGCTACCGTTTTTTCGGCGCGACAAGGCGAACGGGTGAGGCGTCGGGCTGGACACGTAGCGCGCCGCGCCAAATAGGCCGGGTTCGCGGACCGACCGCAACATTGATGGTCCGCGGTCCGGTACAGCGGTTGCGATACTCGGCCCGACGCCGGGCTTGCGCACCAGAAGCGCGGCGGGCGAGGCAATCCTGCGAATCATTTCAATAAAAACAGAGGGGACATATTGAATATCGCGTCGAGTTTCGACGAGACTGCAGCGCTACGGCTGCTCGAAAGTCTCCATGACGGCGGGCTTTTCATTGCCCTCTACGATCAAGACGACGTGATTCGATACGCGAACGTCGCTTTTCGCAATGCGTTCATGCGAGAGCAGCCCCATCCGATCGATTTCGCAACGCTGCTGCGCAGCAATCACAGCGCCGGCACCGGCGCCAGCGTTGGCGCCATCGATATCGAAACCTACATTCGCCGAGCTCTCACGCGACGTCGCTCGCGCCCGTATTGCGCGTTTCAGCTCGATTTGATCGACGGCCGGCGATTGTGGCTGACGGAGACCTTGCTGCCCGACGGCTGGCTGCTGTGCGTGGCCACCGACATCACCGTTCTCAAGCAAAGCGAGGCGGTGCTGCGCAATGCGCGCGACGTCGCGCTCAAGGCTTCGCAAACGGATTATCTGACCAAGCTGCCCAACCGGCGCTATGGCTTTCAGTTCCTCAAGCGTGCGTTGGACAACGCGCACGTCTATCGGGAGCCGCTGACCATTGCACTGCTCGATCTCGATCATTTCAGACGCATCAACGAGCAATATGGTCACGAGGCGGGCGACGCGGCGTTGCGCAAATTCGCCGACACGTGCCGCGCCGAGTTGCGTGCAAGCGATACCGTCGCCCGCGTCGGCGGCGAGGAATTCGTGATTATCTGGCCCCATACGCCTATGGAATTCGCCCTCGAGATCCTGCGCCGGCTCCATCGCACGCCGCTGCAGGTTCGGCACGATGCACGCCGGCTGGATTTCTCGTTCACCTTTTCCGCGGGCATCGCACAAGCCCTGCCGGAAGACTCGCTGCGCTCGATTTTGGTACGCGCGGACAAATCGCTTTATGCGGCCAAAGCCAACGGCCGCCACGCGATCGACGTCTCGGCCGGCTAAGGAGCCGCTTCGGTGCGGATCGCACCGGGGGTCGGCGCAAAACACCTCCACCGGCCCTTCATCCGCCCGCACAAGCTATGCTAAAATCCCGTCCTCAGCGCTTCAAAGCGGGCGTCGTATAATGGTAATACCCTAGCTTCCCAAGCTAGAGCCGTGGGTTCGATTCCCATCGCCCGCTCCACCAGCCCCATCGCAATCAGCCGTCTATTGGACGGCTTTTTATTTTCATGACGAACTCACAACCGCCCCTGCCGTACGAGGACGAGGACGACGACACGTCTGTTCGCGACGATGGCGCGGCGTCCGCTGAATCCGCCGAGGCCGAGGTCGCGCATCCGCGCCGGATTCGCAGTTTCGTGCGGCGCGCGGGCCGCACCTCCGACGCGCAACGGCGGGCTTTCGAGACACAGGGGCCGCGCTTTCTGTTGCCATATGCGGCCGCGCCGCTCGATTGGGCCGCGGTGTTCGGCCGCGCGGCGCCGCGGATTCTGGAGATCGGCTGCGGCATGGGCGAGACCACGGCCCATATCGCCGGGCTGCGCCCGGGAGACGATTTCCTTGGCGTGGAGGTGCACGAACCCGGGGTCGGCGCGCTACTGAAGCGCATCGGCGAACAGTCGCTGACCAATCTGCGCGTCATCCAGCATGACGCGGTCGAAGTGGTCGAGCATATGCTGGCGCCGGCAAGCCTGGATGGCGTGCACATCTTTTTCCCCGACCCGTGGCACAAGAAGCGCCATCACAAGCGGCGTTTGATTCAGGCACCGTTCGTCGCGCTGTTGGCCTCGCGCCTGAAGCCGGGCGGTTATCTGCATTGCGCGACCGACTGGCAGGAATACGCCGAACAAATGCTGGAAGTGCTGAGCGCGGAACCCGCCTTGCAAAACACC
It contains:
- a CDS encoding amino acid ABC transporter permease, producing MPLTNQKKYKGSTTGLVLLVLAILVGTYYYFLFADDGWLMRLITAHVTAKPQTISYLHGARWAAGIALFVVNYWLLGKTPKQLQICVTAIELFLLLALFMTTFRLSPKFIEANVGYLITQGAFTTLYVSAISIVIAFCIALVTAIARLSSSGVAVGIARFYTSFFRGIPLLIQIFILYMGFPELGFVINPIPAGIAALSLCYGAYMSEVFRAGIQSIPPGQWEASRALGLHKRKIMRLVILPQALKIIIPPTGNHFIAMLKDSSLVSVVGVWELTYVASTVGNRDFRNMEMLITAAAIYWLMSIGLEVVQGRIERRYSRAA
- a CDS encoding NAD(P)/FAD-dependent oxidoreductase, producing MPEYSDNYYTQTASSTARYPSLARAEEADVCVVGAGLAGLTAALTLARAGKRVILLDAERIAWGASGRNGGVVSPGYATSFDAIAKRAGDEAAGQLHRLSIEGVEIVRNNIGRLDIQGTDPINGVLRVGRFDNSDEVRKYIAWVERTFDYPLQFHTKDEIRALLASRKYFNAIYNPGAFHFHPLNYAIGLAQEITRLGGLIFEDSRALGIEHRATVKQVTTRAGSVRAKDVLIACGGYTDRLVPALARSYIPILTYMVVSRPAQTLLATAIRTRASIGDSRRSSDYYRLVDGGRRLLWGGMITTRQAEPAQLGALLKQRIVDTYPQLAELEIERAWSGRMAYARHLMPQIGTLGGGLWYCTSFGGHGMNTTAIGGTVIAEAMLGASARYKLFSPFGLTWTGGPLGAAAVQLTYWRYQLNDFLQERKSQVHD
- a CDS encoding glycosyltransferase family 25 protein, with protein sequence MLASDPPSLPSGDTQPVPGLDGIYVLSVKSFTDRIAHIRKELGAQHLDFEFVFDHDAAELDPAVLARQFAADTQLSRAHCSLVLKHAEAWRRALSRGQRTILVLEDDVLLNRNFRAGLATALAAGRGLHDGWLIFLGGADTKVPDAFFLSKTPIFPLPLPTAEGYLTDAAAMARRIAWLDANRVDLPADHLINQIDEACGIGQYWLRSPVVEQGSVFGLFTSKLDRNRLKHSTVYNWLRYHWNKIRRRRLRGCWVKLRARLGG
- a CDS encoding GGDEF domain-containing protein, which translates into the protein MNIASSFDETAALRLLESLHDGGLFIALYDQDDVIRYANVAFRNAFMREQPHPIDFATLLRSNHSAGTGASVGAIDIETYIRRALTRRRSRPYCAFQLDLIDGRRLWLTETLLPDGWLLCVATDITVLKQSEAVLRNARDVALKASQTDYLTKLPNRRYGFQFLKRALDNAHVYREPLTIALLDLDHFRRINEQYGHEAGDAALRKFADTCRAELRASDTVARVGGEEFVIIWPHTPMEFALEILRRLHRTPLQVRHDARRLDFSFTFSAGIAQALPEDSLRSILVRADKSLYAAKANGRHAIDVSAG
- the trmB gene encoding tRNA (guanosine(46)-N7)-methyltransferase TrmB, whose amino-acid sequence is MTNSQPPLPYEDEDDDTSVRDDGAASAESAEAEVAHPRRIRSFVRRAGRTSDAQRRAFETQGPRFLLPYAAAPLDWAAVFGRAAPRILEIGCGMGETTAHIAGLRPGDDFLGVEVHEPGVGALLKRIGEQSLTNLRVIQHDAVEVVEHMLAPASLDGVHIFFPDPWHKKRHHKRRLIQAPFVALLASRLKPGGYLHCATDWQEYAEQMLEVLSAEPALQNTAAGYAERPAYRPVTKFEQRGVRLGHGVWDLVFRKRAD
- a CDS encoding transporter substrate-binding domain-containing protein, which produces MTKKSLTKFFAGLLLGATVSLGAAAAFAGTTLDRVETSKQIVIAVSAKWPPHAFLDSHHQLEGYDIDVSNEIAKRLGVKVKFDTPDFNLVTGGHWHGRWDLAVFGITPTIARARVLDFPAIYYYSAYVFVVHKDSTAKTREDLKNVVFGVEGGTTADDYMHHALQIDAKSLPPFHYLDFTPTLRTYKTSLLPFEDLRLGNNVRLGAIIAEKETAMAAIKHGYPVKIIPNDIAYWEPVGIAADKGDPAFDQKIASIIADMKKDGTLKKISEKWFGADYTSINAN
- a CDS encoding O-antigen ligase family protein, with the translated sequence MRGTASFHQSSRSFIMQQPSLPWYRDTVKTARGLLIAQLVFLMFSPPLTNIAEGLLYLLVLLSPTLRQRVKAALKQPMVMGLCLFAAFLIIGMFYGNAPRAEAWSMLTGWRRLLMLPLGCAVFDDEKSKRRLLVTFIAASVACAIVSFALFFAHRPIYHYELGITVRNHATQGLLFSVAAFASAILLRDEFRRETSPRHVWRAALYVSVVLLLVNTIFITSGRSGYLAMMVLLTVYLLTLPGLGSHALAPRRLVVVAVGVAIATAALFMSPVARERIDRGLHQADTYQNTNQLTSIGIRIVFLKNTLAVIREHPWFGVGTGGFRIAYQRQVAGKQGWEAIGTTDPHNQFLKIWAEQGLLGLAAFLAFIASAFWQRVDATYRTLGGGVMCAWCATSLFNSHFSTFSEGRFIFIWCGAMLALPFFRRDKANG
- a CDS encoding amino acid ABC transporter ATP-binding protein translates to MQGEIKYAITMENVNKWFGKHHVLKDINLTIRDQEKVVICGPSGSGKSTMIRCINGLEEHQQGKIVVGGVELSDELNSLDHVRGNAGMVFQSFNLFPHMTILDNCTLAPIHVRGMKKPHAEELAMSLMARVKIQDQAHKYPAQLSGGQQQRVAIARALCMQPKIMLFDEPTSALDPEMVKEVLDTMIELTELGMTMLCVTHEMNFAKQIADRVVFMDNGSIVEAGTPSEIFEAPRTDRLRTFLSQILHH